DNA sequence from the Ornithorhynchus anatinus isolate Pmale09 unplaced genomic scaffold, mOrnAna1.pri.v4 scaffold_561_arrow_ctg1, whole genome shotgun sequence genome:
TTCCCCCCACTGAGAGGTGCACACCAGAAAGGTTCACTTGGGCCCAGCTTGCCCAATTCAGGGGTCCTGGGGGTCCATCAGGACCACCTACCTCTTTTGGCACAGGCCGGAGACTCCTCGGCAGCTTTTGCActgcagtgaagtggctttcGACTAGGCGGTGAGGGGCGGGGTGGACGTGGATATGTACTGGGACCGTGGGGGTGCGGGAGATTACAGGAACCTGTCCTTCGCTGGGTCTGATGGATCAATGTTAATGTCATCGTCCACCAGATTGATGTCCTCGAGGGTCTCATCCTCTCCCTTGACTAAGGTCGAGCTGCTGGAGCTCATCTCGATGGCGATCTCCTCGGACATCTGGGTCCTGGGGAGTGGGCAGAGGTGCTGAAATGGAGGAAGTACAGAGCTCCCACCATTGGAGGCAGAGGCATCCCCTCCAGGGGACCCCAACTCCCAGAATAGCTCTATGGCCCCAGGGGCATCGGAAAGACCGAGCTTCCAACTTGACACGCTCTGCCCGCCACCTCCCAACTCCGCCCGGAGGACTGGAGCCTGCAAAGCTGCCCCTGCGCGGGCGAGAGGGGTGGGGACCGCTCCCATCCTCCCACACTGAGCCATACCGCCCTGTGGGCCCCTGGGGACCGGTGCCCAGGGTAACCTCCGCGGTTGGCCCCTTAGGGGGAGGCACCTGACCTTGGTGGACAGTGCCAGGGTCACACGCCTTTGGCAGTGGCACGATGGGAAGCAACGGCTCCTGGCCCAGTGGCTCGGGGACTGAAACACAGAcaactttctccttccccctcctccctgctttctTTGCCAACCTTCTACTAGGTCCgggaagaagcagaatggcctctaACGATTGATTCGGTCTTGTGAGCGATCTCTTCGATttacctcttccttccctctttgtaCCCTTCTGCCTAGGCGTCTATGCATCACTTTATGTTGATTTGTCCCCTTCATTAGACTGGGGTTTTCAAGGGCGGGACCTGCATCTCAtttctgtctgactcccaagcaccttctgtagtgctctgcctacactaGGTgcccaatacagtactctgcacacagcaggcacccagtaCTCTACTCacgctccctctgcatcacccttgcccttggatttgcaccctgccTGAGCCCTGTAGCacgtatgtacacatccataattgatttatactaatttatactaatgtctgcataccccactagactgtaagctcgttgggggcagggagtgtgtctgttacatcATGTTTGAGAGCTCACTTTCTCCGGgatgccttcccaaactgagccctcctcaGTTTgcactgcccctcctcccctccccattgcccctactcctccttccctttgttctacccctttccccacccacagcacttgtgtatatttgtatatataatttattactctatgttattaatgatgtgtatatatctatgacactatctattttgatggtattgatgcctgcctacttgttttgttttgctgtctgtctcctttgctgtctgtctcccccttttaagctgtgagcccgctgtcgggcagggattgcctctatctattgctgaattgtacattccaagcgcttagtacagtgctctgcacacagtatgcacttaacaaatacgattgaatgactatcatactttctcaagtgcttagtacagtgctctgtactatgtATTGGTACTAGCAACAGTGGGGTTTACTGAGTATGCACTGGGTGCTGAgcctgtgctaagtgccaggctggtcatggtccccatcccccatggggctccgaGTTTTAGAGGGAGGGATAACAGGGATCTTAAGCCCCGCTttgtggaggaggaaactgaggcccagagaggtgaagggatttgtctaaggtcatccAATGAGCCCGGGACTCCCAGCAGCCTGGATCCCTCTGGAACTCCGCAGCCCAGCCCCTCCGCCGCTGCAGCGCCAGCCCACAGTGGGCGAACCTTCTTGTAGTGGCTGGGCAGCAGGCTGCCCAAGATCTCGCTCAGATGTTTCAAGAATGGTCTCTCCTCGGGTTCGTTGTTCCAGCACTTGACCATGATCTCAtacctggagaaggaggggaaggggaatgggggaggaggagcgcaGGGGCCCAAAAAGGAAgacttaacagtaataatagtaataataattgggccatttgttaaacactgcatgccaggtattgtacttagctctggggtggatacaagcaaattgggttggacatagtccccgtcccacgtggggctcaaggtctcaatccccattttacagatgagggaactgaggcagagagacgtgaagtgacttgcccaaggtcacacagccgacaagtggcggagccagaattagaaacaatGACTTACACCTCGTCGGTGGCATGGTCCGGCTTGGCCATTCTATAGCGGCCCTTGATCTTGCTGTAGAAGGTACAGTCGATGATCATGCCCGGGTAGGGTGTGCCCCCTGTCGACAGAGCAGTACCGTTCACGTGAACAATGGGGTGCCATTCAGGCCACAGAGGGCCTGGCCCTAGGTGACTTAGCCAGCACTCAGGAGACTGGACTGCCAGTTCCACAGCCGTGGTGGGTTGAGCAGGGCAGACGGGAAATTTGTGGTCCCCAAACATCTTGGCATCAGAGCAAGGGAGTTTCACAAGAATGAGAAGCTGGCAAAGCCAAAGGGAAACACAAGAAAAGGGGGGTGAGTACAGAATTCCCTTCCCCAAGAAGCTGCTCAGCCTAAAACACCAACAGGTTCAGAGGAAATTGGACAGAGTCACGGACAAGGAGTTCATACAGGATCCGTGCTGgggcactggagggagagtcaggggtggaaaggggagagtcaggggtccgTGGTGGGTTTATTGTGTGAGGAGACAGTGGTCCGTGctaggtcactggagggagagtcgggcGGTCAGGGAAGTGTCAGGGGGTCCAAGCTGGTTACTGATGGAACAattaggggtggagaggggagaatcagggttcCGTACTAGGTCACGTGGGGAAaggcagagatgaagagagagaggtgtgtgCCCATCCACAGCATGCGGGTGGGTGTCCACAAGGGCAGCCGGCAAACAGTTGCTTCTGGCATTCCAGAGGAGGACtgccaggggcagggcagggggttgACGGGGATGTACCAAGATAGAAGATCTCCCACAGCAGGATCCAGTAAGACCAGATATCACTCAGCGTACTGTACAGATTGTCAAAGATGCTCTCCGGAGCCATCCACTTCATGGGCAGGAACATCTGTAGCATGGAGGTAGCACACAGAGAGGACTCAAACCATCCTCCCCAACCCTGAGCCTCTCTCCCCCAAGGATAACAATAACAGgtctattaattattatggtacttgctaagctcttTCTCTGacccaagtaatgataataattgtgatatttattaagggcttactatgtgctaggtactgttctaagcactggtgtgcatACAagctatcagattggacataatcccagtcccacatggggctctcggtcttgatccccattttagagataaggcatagagatgtaaagtgactcgcccaaggtcacacagcagacaagtggcagagctgggatgtcacACTAAGTACCatactgaggtagatccaggataatcaggttctgttgcactgtactctcccatgtgcttagtacagcgctctgcaaatagtaagccctcaataaatgccaagaaTTGACTGACTAGCGATCCAGCAAATCCTGTTAACGTTGATGACTGAGATGAGAACATCCTTCCACTCTACTGCTTTCATGGTTACAATTAAACCCCTTGCCAGCCTTTCCCAGAGAccaattccccctcccagccccactgcacttatgtccacatctgtaatattatttatagTGTTAGTGGCCTTTGCCGAGTCCATGACAAGGTAGGAAAGAAGGCCGGGTCTAGTAAGGTGCCGAGATCTCCTGCTGCTGTAGCAGCGGTTAGGGAGTGCTATCCTTGATGGAGACCTGAGACAGGCAGCATAGCATGAAGAGGTATCGAGCTGCCATTCCCTTCCCCTTGTCTTCTCAGATGGGACTCCCGTTCTCAGGCCCATTTCAGcctattctcccccaccccacgtgCTCTCGATTCGAAGATGGTCAGAGCTCCGTCCGAACCACCTCGAGtgcttgctttctctcccctATCCCCTGTGTTCACCCTGGTGGGGCCGTGAGGACCAGAGCTGTGCCCCCCTGAAACTGGGAGTACTGTGGGACT
Encoded proteins:
- the LOC114808926 gene encoding platelet-derived growth factor receptor alpha-like, translated to MLQMFLPMKWMAPESIFDNLYSTLSDIWSYWILLWEIFYLGGTPYPGMIIDCTFYSKIKGRYRMAKPDHATDEVYEIMVKCWNNEPEERPFLKHLSEILGSLLPSHYKKVRPLWAGAAAAEGLGCGVPEGSRTQMSEEIAIEMSSSSSTLVKGEDETLEDINLVDDDINIDPSDPAKDRFL